One part of the Arabidopsis thaliana chromosome 1 sequence genome encodes these proteins:
- a CDS encoding thionin-like protein (unknown protein; LOCATED IN: endomembrane system; BEST Arabidopsis thaliana protein match is: unknown protein (TAIR:AT1G12663.1).) — MESNRMVMFVTMMIVMVMGNLLIETEADAPPQPSPFKTFSCIKTCLEPPSSQMDSTNEINHNDYYCKLGCSTHHCASLSSIQNPNVDKVVDCVDSCSDKCSNKN, encoded by the exons atggagAGCAACAGAATGGTGATGTTTGTGACAATGATGATAGTGATGGTAATGGGAAACCTTCTGATTGAAACAGAAGCTGATGCTCCACCTCAACCTTCTCCTTTTAAAACTT TTTCCTGTATCAAGACTTGTCTTGAACCTCCTTCTTCACAGATGGATTCCACAAACGAAATCAATCATAATGATTATTACTGCAAACTAGGTTGTTCTACTCATCACTGCGCTTCCCTTTCCTCTATCCAAAATCCGA ATGTGGACAAAGTTGTGGACTGTGTGGATTCATGCTCGGACAAGTGCTCGAACAAGAACTAG
- a CDS encoding thionin-like protein (unknown protein; LOCATED IN: endomembrane system; BEST Arabidopsis thaliana protein match is: unknown protein (TAIR:AT1G12663.1); Has 4 Blast hits to 4 proteins in 1 species: Archae - 0; Bacteria - 0; Metazoa - 0; Fungi - 0; Plants - 4; Viruses - 0; Other Eukaryotes - 0 (source: NCBI BLink).), whose protein sequence is MDSTNEINHNDYYCKLGCSTHHCASLSSIQNPNVDKVVDCVDSCSDKCSNKN, encoded by the exons ATGGATTCCACAAACGAAATCAATCATAATGATTATTACTGCAAACTAGGTTGTTCTACTCATCACTGCGCTTCCCTTTCCTCTATCCAAAATCCGA ATGTGGACAAAGTTGTGGACTGTGTGGATTCATGCTCGGACAAGTGCTCGAACAAGAACTAG
- the PEPKR2 gene encoding phosphoenolpyruvate carboxylase-related kinase 2 (phosphoenolpyruvate carboxylase-related kinase 2 (PEPKR2); FUNCTIONS IN: protein serine/threonine kinase activity, protein kinase activity, kinase activity, ATP binding; INVOLVED IN: protein amino acid phosphorylation; EXPRESSED IN: 24 plant structures; EXPRESSED DURING: 15 growth stages; CONTAINS InterPro DOMAIN/s: Protein kinase, ATP binding site (InterPro:IPR017441), Protein kinase, catalytic domain (InterPro:IPR000719), Serine/threonine-protein kinase domain (InterPro:IPR002290), Calcium-dependent protein kinase (InterPro:IPR020642), Calcium/calmodulin-dependent protein kinase-like (InterPro:IPR020636), Serine/threonine-protein kinase-like domain (InterPro:IPR017442), Protein kinase-like domain (InterPro:IPR011009), Serine/threonine-protein kinase, active site (InterPro:IPR008271); BEST Arabidopsis thaliana protein match is: calcium-dependent protein kinase 29 (TAIR:AT1G76040.2); Has 127165 Blast hits to 125151 proteins in 3799 species: Archae - 184; Bacteria - 15080; Metazoa - 45775; Fungi - 13042; Plants - 31031; Viruses - 550; Other Eukaryotes - 21503 (source: NCBI BLink).) produces MRKKRKGSETEGWENLPDDLSCSTASRSSNFRSHFSLEGYARLKKRCKETEAVESVGSFKRRIAGVATAPPCGASSLVSSGRGLKRKIGCIDVSTQTGRKNKIDDDYVFGRNIGKGKFGSVRICKSRKNGTEFACKTLKKGEETVHREVEIMQHLSGHPRVVTLHAVYEESDCFHLVMELCSGGRLIDQMVKVGRYSEQRAANIFKDLMLVINYCHEMGVVHRDIKPENILLTAAGKIQLADFGLAMRIAKGQTLSGLAGSPAYVAPEVLSENYSEKVDVWSAGVLLYALLSGVLPFKGDSLDAIFEAIKNVKLDFNTGVWESVSKPARDLLARMLTREESARITADEVLRHPWILFYTDRTLKTMCIKSKHKSQAGSSTCLQNRSPTEKTDLNRADREKKIPSDSPTDSFSNTEEEEDESGVVDVLVVAIANVRISEPKRSRVCSPTNNPIEQQHSSNLTSTSTLCRAF; encoded by the exons ATGAGGAAGAAGCGGAAAGGTAGTGAAACTGAGGGTTGGGAGAATTTACCAGATGATTTATCATGTTCAACTGCATCACGATCATCCAACTTCAGGTCGCACTTTTCACTAGAGGGTTATGCTAGACTTAAGAAACGGTGTAAGGAGACTGAAGCTGTCGAGTCTGTTGGTTCCTTTAAGAGACGAATTGCTGGTGTTGCTACTGCACCTCCTTGTGGTGCATCATCTTTGGTTTCGTCAGGAAGAGGtttgaagaggaagatagGGTGCATAGATGTTTCCACACAGACTGGTAGGAAGAATAAAATAGACGATGACTATGTTTTTGGTCGAAATATTGGGAAAGGGAAATTTGGGTCAGTCAGGATCTGTAAGTCTAGGAAGAATGGGACTGAGTTTGCTTGTAAAACTCTGAAGAAGGGGGAGGAGACTGTTCACCGGGAAGTTGAGATAATGCAACATTTGTCTGGTCATCCTCGGGTTGTCACATTGCATGCTGTGTATGAAGAGTCAGACTGTTTCCATCTTGTGATGGAGCTGTGTTCAGGGGGACGTTTGATTGATCAGATGGTAAAGGTGGGCAGGTATTCTGAGCAACGAGCAGCTAATATATTCAAGGACCTTATGCTAGTGATCAATTATTGCCATGAGATGGGAGTTGTGCATAGAGATATAAAACCTGAGAATATTCTCCTAACAGCTGCTGGGAAGATACAGCTGGCTGATTTTGGCCTCGCCATGAGAATTGCAAAAG GTCAAACACTGTCAGGATTGGCAGGAAGTCCTGCTTATGTTGCACCTGAAGTTCTTTCCGAAAATTATTCAGAGAAGGTTGACGTTTGGAGTGCAGGTGTCCTCTTATACGCTCTCTTGTCTGGTGTACTCCCTTTTAAGGGAGACTCATTGGATGCTATTTTCGAAGCAATCAAAAACGTGAAGCTTGATTTCAACACGGGAGTGTGGGAGTCTGTGTCCAAACCTGCCCGTGATCTCTTGGCGAGAATGCTAACAAGGGAAGAATCTGCCAGAATCACAGCGGATGAAGTGCTAA GGCATCCATGGATACTCTTTTACACAGACCGGACACTCAAGACCATGTGTATCAAGTCGAAGCACAAGAGTCAAGCAGGATCTTCTACGTGTCTCCAGAATCGCAGTCCCACAGAGAAAACTGACCTAAACAGAGCTGACAGGGAAAAGAAGATACCATCTGATTCACCGACTGATTCATTCTCCAAcacagaggaggaagaagatgagagcgGTGTGGTCGATGTGCTTGTTGTTGCAATCGCCAACGTGAGGATCTCAGAACCAAAGAGAAGCAGAGTCTGTAGTCCCACCAATAACCCCATTGAGCAGCAACACTCTTCTAACTTGACCTCGACTAGTACACTCTGTCGAGCTTTCTGA
- the RPF1 gene encoding RNA processing FACTOR (ATP binding;nucleic acid binding;helicases; FUNCTIONS IN: helicase activity, nucleic acid binding, ATP binding; INVOLVED IN: biological_process unknown; EXPRESSED IN: embryo; EXPRESSED DURING: D bilateral stage; CONTAINS InterPro DOMAIN/s: Pentatricopeptide repeat (InterPro:IPR002885), DNA/RNA helicase, C-terminal (InterPro:IPR001650); BEST Arabidopsis thaliana protein match is: Tetratricopeptide repeat (TPR)-like superfamily protein (TAIR:AT1G12300.1); Has 84744 Blast hits to 32036 proteins in 2584 species: Archae - 123; Bacteria - 11324; Metazoa - 2691; Fungi - 2451; Plants - 63733; Viruses - 4; Other Eukaryotes - 4418 (source: NCBI BLink).), with protein MMIKRSITTNMKALRLIQPHLLKTGSLRTDLLCTISSFFSSCERDFSSISNGNVCFRERLRSGIVDIKKDDAIALFQEMIRSRPLPSLVDFSRFFSAIARTKQFNLVLDFCKQLELNGIAHNIYTLNIMINCFCRCCKTCFAYSVLGKVMKLGYEPDTTTFNTLIKGLFLEGKVSEAVVLVDRMVENGCQPDVVTYNSIVNGICRSGDTSLALDLLRKMEERNVKADVFTYSTIIDSLCRDGCIDAAISLFKEMETKGIKSSVVTYNSLVRGLCKAGKWNDGALLLKDMVSREIVPNVITFNVLLDVFVKEGKLQEANELYKEMITRGISPNIITYNTLMDGYCMQNRLSEANNMLDLMVRNKCSPDIVTFTSLIKGYCMVKRVDDGMKVFRNISKRGLVANAVTYSILVQGFCQSGKIKLAEELFQEMVSHGVLPDVMTYGILLDGLCDNGKLEKALEIFEDLQKSKMDLGIVMYTTIIEGMCKGGKVEDAWNLFCSLPCKGVKPNVMTYTVMISGLCKKGSLSEANILLRKMEEDGNAPNDCTYNTLIRAHLRDGDLTASAKLIEEMKSCGFSADASSIKMVIDMLLSGELDKSFLDMLS; from the coding sequence ATGATGATAAAGAGATCGATTACTACAAATATGAAGGCTTTGAGATTGATTCAGCCTCATCTCTTGAAGACAGGTAGTCTTAGAACTGATTTGCTCTGTACCATTTCGAGTTTCTTTTCTAGCTGCGAACGAGACTTTTCAAGTATTAGCAATGGGAATGTCTGTttcagagagagattgagaagtGGTATTGTTGATATTAAGAAAGATGATGCTATTGCTCTGTTCCAAGAAATGATTAGGTCTCGTCCTCTTCCTAGTCTTGTTGATTTCAGTAGATTCTTTAGTGCCATTGCCAGAACAAAACAGTTCAATCTCGTGTTAGATTTCTGCAAGCAACTGGAATTGAATGGGATTGCTCATAACATCTACACTTTGAATATCATGATCAACTGCTTTTGCCGGTGTTGTAAAACTTGTTTTGCTTATTCTGTTTTGGGAAAAGTAATGAAGCTTGGGTATGAGCCTGACACAACCACGTTTAACACTCTGATCAAAGGACTCTTTCTTGAGGGTAAAGTGTCTGAAGCTGTGGTTTTAGTCGATAGGATGGTGGAAAACGGATGTCAACCTGATGTGGTTACTTATAATTCGATTGTAAATGGGATATGTAGATCAGGAGATACTTCTTTGGCCTTGGATTTGCTCAGAAAGatggaagaaagaaatgttAAGGCTGATGTGTTTACTTACAGTACAATCATTGATAGTCTTTGTAGAGATGGTTGCATAGACGCTGCAATTAGCCTTTTCAAGGAAATGGAGACGAAAGGGATTAAATCTAGTGTTGTTACGTATAATTCTCTTGTGAGAGGTCTTTGTAAAGCCGGTAAATGGAATGATGGGGCACTGTTGTTGAAGGATATGGTGAGTAGGGAAATCGTCCCTAATGTCATCACTTTCAATGTATTACTTGatgtttttgtcaaagaagGGAAGCTTCAGGAGGCTAATGAATTGTACAAAGAGATGATCACAAGAGGTATATCACCTAATATTATTACTTATAATACCTTGATGGATGGGTATTGTATGCAGAACCGTCTTAGTGAGGCCAACAATATGTTGGATCTTATGGTTAGGAATAAGTGCAGTCCTGATATCGTGACTTTTACAAGTCTCATCAAAGGATATTGTATGGTGAAAAGAGTTGACGATGGTATGAAGGTCTTCCGCAATATTTCTAAGAGAGGCTTGGTTGCCAATGCAGTTACTTATAGCATTCTTGTCCAAGGGTTTTGTCAATCCGGGAAAATAAAGCTCGCAGAGGAACTTTTCCAAGAAATGGTTTCACACGGTGTTCTTCCTGATGTTATGACGTATGGTATTTTGCTTGATGGCTTGTGTGACAATGGGAAGCTTGAAAAGGCATTGGAAATTTTTGAGGATTTACAAAAGAGTAAGATGGATCTTGGTATTGTTATGTATACAACCATCATCGAGGGGATGTGCAAGGGTGGAAAAGTGGAAGATGCCTGGAATTTATTCTGTAGCCTACCTTGTAAAGGAGTGAAGCCTAATGTTATGACATACACCGTGATGATTTCAGGATTATGTAAGAAAGGGTCACTGTCTGAAGCAAACATCTTGCTTAGAAAAATGGAGGAAGATGGGAATGCGCCAAATGATTGTACATACAACACACTAATCCGGGCACATCTCCGAGATGGTGACTTAACTGCATCAGCTAAACTTattgaagaaatgaagagTTGTGGGTTCTCAGCAGATGCTTCCAGTATTAAGATGGTTATCGATATGTTATTGAGTGGTGAATTGGACAAAAGCTTTCTAGATATGCTTTCGTAA
- the RPF1 gene encoding RNA processing FACTOR codes for MFVGYRAKTNNSAEEIMMIKRSITTNMKALRLIQPHLLKTGSLRTDLLCTISSFFSSCERDFSSISNGNVCFRERLRSGIVDIKKDDAIALFQEMIRSRPLPSLVDFSRFFSAIARTKQFNLVLDFCKQLELNGIAHNIYTLNIMINCFCRCCKTCFAYSVLGKVMKLGYEPDTTTFNTLIKGLFLEGKVSEAVVLVDRMVENGCQPDVVTYNSIVNGICRSGDTSLALDLLRKMEERNVKADVFTYSTIIDSLCRDGCIDAAISLFKEMETKGIKSSVVTYNSLVRGLCKAGKWNDGALLLKDMVSREIVPNVITFNVLLDVFVKEGKLQEANELYKEMITRGISPNIITYNTLMDGYCMQNRLSEANNMLDLMVRNKCSPDIVTFTSLIKGYCMVKRVDDGMKVFRNISKRGLVANAVTYSILVQGFCQSGKIKLAEELFQEMVSHGVLPDVMTYGILLDGLCDNGKLEKALEIFEDLQKSKMDLGIVMYTTIIEGMCKGGKVEDAWNLFCSLPCKGVKPNVMTYTVMISGLCKKGSLSEANILLRKMEEDGNAPNDCTYNTLIRAHLRDGDLTASAKLIEEMKSCGFSADASSIKMVIDMLLSGELDKSFLDMLS; via the coding sequence ATGTTTGTAGGTTACAgagcaaaaacaaacaactcaGCTGAAGAAATAATGATGATAAAGAGATCGATTACTACAAATATGAAGGCTTTGAGATTGATTCAGCCTCATCTCTTGAAGACAGGTAGTCTTAGAACTGATTTGCTCTGTACCATTTCGAGTTTCTTTTCTAGCTGCGAACGAGACTTTTCAAGTATTAGCAATGGGAATGTCTGTttcagagagagattgagaagtGGTATTGTTGATATTAAGAAAGATGATGCTATTGCTCTGTTCCAAGAAATGATTAGGTCTCGTCCTCTTCCTAGTCTTGTTGATTTCAGTAGATTCTTTAGTGCCATTGCCAGAACAAAACAGTTCAATCTCGTGTTAGATTTCTGCAAGCAACTGGAATTGAATGGGATTGCTCATAACATCTACACTTTGAATATCATGATCAACTGCTTTTGCCGGTGTTGTAAAACTTGTTTTGCTTATTCTGTTTTGGGAAAAGTAATGAAGCTTGGGTATGAGCCTGACACAACCACGTTTAACACTCTGATCAAAGGACTCTTTCTTGAGGGTAAAGTGTCTGAAGCTGTGGTTTTAGTCGATAGGATGGTGGAAAACGGATGTCAACCTGATGTGGTTACTTATAATTCGATTGTAAATGGGATATGTAGATCAGGAGATACTTCTTTGGCCTTGGATTTGCTCAGAAAGatggaagaaagaaatgttAAGGCTGATGTGTTTACTTACAGTACAATCATTGATAGTCTTTGTAGAGATGGTTGCATAGACGCTGCAATTAGCCTTTTCAAGGAAATGGAGACGAAAGGGATTAAATCTAGTGTTGTTACGTATAATTCTCTTGTGAGAGGTCTTTGTAAAGCCGGTAAATGGAATGATGGGGCACTGTTGTTGAAGGATATGGTGAGTAGGGAAATCGTCCCTAATGTCATCACTTTCAATGTATTACTTGatgtttttgtcaaagaagGGAAGCTTCAGGAGGCTAATGAATTGTACAAAGAGATGATCACAAGAGGTATATCACCTAATATTATTACTTATAATACCTTGATGGATGGGTATTGTATGCAGAACCGTCTTAGTGAGGCCAACAATATGTTGGATCTTATGGTTAGGAATAAGTGCAGTCCTGATATCGTGACTTTTACAAGTCTCATCAAAGGATATTGTATGGTGAAAAGAGTTGACGATGGTATGAAGGTCTTCCGCAATATTTCTAAGAGAGGCTTGGTTGCCAATGCAGTTACTTATAGCATTCTTGTCCAAGGGTTTTGTCAATCCGGGAAAATAAAGCTCGCAGAGGAACTTTTCCAAGAAATGGTTTCACACGGTGTTCTTCCTGATGTTATGACGTATGGTATTTTGCTTGATGGCTTGTGTGACAATGGGAAGCTTGAAAAGGCATTGGAAATTTTTGAGGATTTACAAAAGAGTAAGATGGATCTTGGTATTGTTATGTATACAACCATCATCGAGGGGATGTGCAAGGGTGGAAAAGTGGAAGATGCCTGGAATTTATTCTGTAGCCTACCTTGTAAAGGAGTGAAGCCTAATGTTATGACATACACCGTGATGATTTCAGGATTATGTAAGAAAGGGTCACTGTCTGAAGCAAACATCTTGCTTAGAAAAATGGAGGAAGATGGGAATGCGCCAAATGATTGTACATACAACACACTAATCCGGGCACATCTCCGAGATGGTGACTTAACTGCATCAGCTAAACTTattgaagaaatgaagagTTGTGGGTTCTCAGCAGATGCTTCCAGTATTAAGATGGTTATCGATATGTTATTGAGTGGTGAATTGGACAAAAGCTTTCTAGATATGCTTTCGTAA
- the PP2-A12 gene encoding phloem protein 2-A12, producing MGVAHSDLHNDLSSSSCFGDRNILKPGLGDLPEACVAIIVENLDPVEICRFSKLNRAFRGASWADCVWESKLPQNYRDVLEKILGGFPENLQKRHLYAFLSRINSFDDATKKVWIDKRTSGVCLSISAKGLSITGIDDRRYWSHIPTDESRFELFGDLSLLPCVRLLCTIRYLSCSYQSLDTCYGLTFIGACRFSSVAYLQQIWWFEVDGEIDFPFPVGTYSIFFRLQLGRSGKWFGRRVCNTEQVHGWDIKPVRFQLWTEDGQYSSSQCMLTERGNWIHYHAGDVVVRESNRSSTKIKFSMTQIDCTHTKGGLSLDSVVVYPSSCKDQLKRF from the exons atGGGTGTGGCTCACTCTGATCTTCACAAtgatttgtcttcttcatcttgttTTGGGGATCGGAATATCTTGAAGCCTGGTTTAGGAGATTTACCAGAGGCGTGTGTGGCTATAATTGTTGAGAATTTGGATCCTGTTGAGATCTGTAGATTCTCAAAGCTCAATAGAGCATTTCGCGGCGCTTCTTGGGCTGATTGTGTTTGGGAATCGAAACTTCCTCAGAATTACAGAGATGTTCTCGAGAAAATCCTTGGTGGCTTCCCtgaaaatttgcaaaaaagaCACCTTTATGCTTTTCTCTCCAGGATTAACTCATTCGATGATGCCACCAAG AAGGTATGGATAGATAAACGAACCAGTGGTGTTTGTCTATCCATTTCAGCCAAAGGATTATCCATTACAGGCATTGATGATCGTAGATATTGGAGTCATATCCCCACTGATGAATCTCG GTTTGAGCTTTTCGGTGATCTGAGTTTATTACCATGTGTTAGACTCCTTTGTACAATTAGATATCTGTCATGTTCTTATCAGAGTTTGGATACATGTTATGGTCTAACATTCATTGGTGCTTGCAGGTTTTCTTCTGTAGCTTATCTCCAACAAATCTGGTGGTTTGAAGTTGATGGTGAAATCGATTTCCCATTCCCGGTTGGAACCTACAGCATTTTCTTCAGGCTTCAATTAGGCCGGTCGGGCAAGTGGTTTGGTCGACGGGTCTGTAACACAGAACAAGTCCATGGTTGGGACATTAAACCGGTTCGATTTCAACTCTGGACTGAAGATGGTCAATATTCCTCATCTCAATGTATGTTAACTGAGCGGGGAAACTGGATTCATTACCACGCCGGAGACGTTGTTGTCCGGGAATCGAATAGGTCATCGACAAAGATTAAGTTTTCGATGACTCAGATCGATTGTACACATACCAAAGGCGGGTTATCTCTAGACTCTGTAGTCGTGTACCCGAGCTCGTGTAAAGACCAGTTGAAGCGGTTTTAA
- the PP2-A12 gene encoding phloem protein 2-A12 (phloem protein 2-A12 (PP2-A12); CONTAINS InterPro DOMAIN/s: F-box domain, cyclin-like (InterPro:IPR001810); BEST Arabidopsis thaliana protein match is: phloem protein 2-A11 (TAIR:AT1G63090.1); Has 458 Blast hits to 452 proteins in 24 species: Archae - 0; Bacteria - 0; Metazoa - 0; Fungi - 2; Plants - 456; Viruses - 0; Other Eukaryotes - 0 (source: NCBI BLink).), which produces MGVAHSDLHNDLSSSSCFGDRNILKPGLGDLPEACVAIIVENLDPVEICRFSKLNRAFRGASWADCVWESKLPQNYRDVLEKILGGFPENLQKRHLYAFLSRINSFDDATKKVWIDKRTSGVCLSISAKGLSITGIDDRRYWSHIPTDESRFSSVAYLQQIWWFEVDGEIDFPFPVGTYSIFFRLQLGRSGKWFGRRVCNTEQVHGWDIKPVRFQLWTEDGQYSSSQCMLTERGNWIHYHAGDVVVRESNRSSTKIKFSMTQIDCTHTKGGLSLDSVVVYPSSCKDQLKRF; this is translated from the exons atGGGTGTGGCTCACTCTGATCTTCACAAtgatttgtcttcttcatcttgttTTGGGGATCGGAATATCTTGAAGCCTGGTTTAGGAGATTTACCAGAGGCGTGTGTGGCTATAATTGTTGAGAATTTGGATCCTGTTGAGATCTGTAGATTCTCAAAGCTCAATAGAGCATTTCGCGGCGCTTCTTGGGCTGATTGTGTTTGGGAATCGAAACTTCCTCAGAATTACAGAGATGTTCTCGAGAAAATCCTTGGTGGCTTCCCtgaaaatttgcaaaaaagaCACCTTTATGCTTTTCTCTCCAGGATTAACTCATTCGATGATGCCACCAAG AAGGTATGGATAGATAAACGAACCAGTGGTGTTTGTCTATCCATTTCAGCCAAAGGATTATCCATTACAGGCATTGATGATCGTAGATATTGGAGTCATATCCCCACTGATGAATCTCG GTTTTCTTCTGTAGCTTATCTCCAACAAATCTGGTGGTTTGAAGTTGATGGTGAAATCGATTTCCCATTCCCGGTTGGAACCTACAGCATTTTCTTCAGGCTTCAATTAGGCCGGTCGGGCAAGTGGTTTGGTCGACGGGTCTGTAACACAGAACAAGTCCATGGTTGGGACATTAAACCGGTTCGATTTCAACTCTGGACTGAAGATGGTCAATATTCCTCATCTCAATGTATGTTAACTGAGCGGGGAAACTGGATTCATTACCACGCCGGAGACGTTGTTGTCCGGGAATCGAATAGGTCATCGACAAAGATTAAGTTTTCGATGACTCAGATCGATTGTACACATACCAAAGGCGGGTTATCTCTAGACTCTGTAGTCGTGTACCCGAGCTCGTGTAAAGACCAGTTGAAGCGGTTTTAA